A DNA window from Arachis hypogaea cultivar Tifrunner chromosome 18, arahy.Tifrunner.gnm2.J5K5, whole genome shotgun sequence contains the following coding sequences:
- the LOC112771231 gene encoding uncharacterized protein, whose translation MSSNQSSSGSAGVKENASEVVIVDDDKEEGELEEGEIDDDGADPEASVTERVQSVAECGVVASDTDSTSHKLSVREVLEGVTVANVEESFEGTCSTHGSIRNDFTDLT comes from the exons ATGTCTTCCAATCAATCATCTTCTGGGTCTGCTGGTGTTAAGGAGAATGCAAGCGAGGTGGTGATTGTGGATGATGATAAAGAGGAAGGAGAGTTGGAGGAGGGTGAGATTGATGATGATGGCGCTGACCCTGAAGCATCAGTAACAGAGAGGGTTCAGAGTGTTGCTGAATGTGGTGTAGTTGCTTCAGATACTGATTCCACATCTCATAAGCTCAGTGTTAGGGAGGTTCTGGAGGGTGTTACAGTTGCTAATGTGGAGGA ATCGTTTGAGGGGACTTGCTCTACTCATGGTTCCATCAGAAATGATTTTACTGACTTGACGTAA